The Merismopedia glauca CCAP 1448/3 genome includes a window with the following:
- a CDS encoding DUF4277 domain-containing protein has protein sequence MRNFEASEIKVQDLNHYGIIAGICDEMGLVEQIDQLIGTPSQFIVSP, from the coding sequence ATGAGAAATTTTGAAGCATCTGAGATTAAAGTACAGGATCTTAACCACTATGGAATCATCGCCGGAATCTGTGATGAAATGGGATTAGTAGAACAGATAGACCAACTAATCGGCACTCCCTCACAGTTCATTGTTAGTCC